In the genome of Desulfomonilaceae bacterium, the window ATTTCAAGATTCCGGTTATACAAGAACTTATAGTGCTGGAGAAGAAGATTTTAGCCGCAGAAGCCAGACCGGCCGAATATATTACTCTGGACAAAAAGCGTCTTACTGTGGACACCGTGTCCAGATGGCAAATTGATCAGCCTTTGGTTTTCTTTCAAACTGTCAGGAATTATACGGGGGCCATTGCCAGACTTAATGACATTACTTCCGCGCGCCTCAGACAGGAAATCGCCAATCACAACTTTAAGGAATTTATTAGGGAAGAACGCGAAAAGATCATGAATCAGGTGACGAAAGGAACCGAAGAACAGGCAAAACGATTTGGTATCAGGGTTATAGATGTTAGAATCAGGAGGGTTGACCTGCCAGAGGAGGTTCAAAGCAGCGTATTTGCTCGAATGAAAGCTGAAAGAGAGAGAATTGCCAAGAGATATAGAGCCGAAGGCGACGAGCAAGCCCGCGAAATACGGGCAACAGCAGACAAAGAAAGGGAAATCATTCTCGCTGAGGCATACAAGAAGGCTCAAGCATTAAAAGGAGAAGGTGAAGCTGAGTCTGCGAAAATTTACGCTGAGGCTTATACAAAGGATGAGGATTTCTTCCGATTTACGAGAAGTATTGAAGCATACAAGAAAATCTTCTCAAAGGACACCGTATTCCTGTTGAATCCGGATTCACCAATGTTGCGATTCCTCGAATCTCCTTACGGAAAACCTCTTAACAGCGCTGAACGGAAGATTGCCGGTCCTAAGGCCCCGTAAGTCCGCTGGCCTATCAATTAAATTGACAAAGGTATTGGTAACAATTAACTATCATCACGTCTGCTGCGTTTCAAGTCATGGGAAAATCTGTCCTACCCCTGGGATCGACTTTTCATTGTTTTTTAACCGAGCAAATTTGCAAAGGATTATTTAAAAATGAAAGTTTTACTTGTGTATCCGACTATCCCCGACACTTTTTGGAGTTTTAAACATATACTAAAGTTTATAAGGAAGCGCGCGGCGCACGTCCCTTTGGGACTTCTTACCATTGGTTCGATGTTACCCCAGGATTGGGGAATAAAGCTCGTTGACATGAATGTAGAGCCCCTGACTGATGAAGACCTGAAGTGGGCCGATATGGTATTCATTGGAGCTATGGTAGTCCAAAAAGACTCCGTTCGGGAGGTTGTTCGACGCGCGAAGGATCTCAACAAGCCCATCGTAGCAGGCGGACCATTATTTTCGAGCACCCCGAAAGAATTCCCGGAAATTGACACGTTAGTCTTAAACGAAGCGGAGATTACTTTACCGCTCTTTCTTGAAGATCTCCACAAAGGGTCTTTGCAACGCATTTATACCTCTGAAGAGAAACCTGACATAACTTTTACACCTTTGCCCAAGTGGGATCTCATAAATATGAGTTATTACGCCTGTATGTCTATTCAATATTCGAGGGGTTGTCCATTTGACTGCGAATTCTGCGATATAGTTCAACTCAAC includes:
- the hflC gene encoding protease modulator HflC; translated protein: MLKYVLALFVVALIALQSLFVIQEWEQGLVLEFGKPVRIIRDPGLYFKIPVIQELIVLEKKILAAEARPAEYITLDKKRLTVDTVSRWQIDQPLVFFQTVRNYTGAIARLNDITSARLRQEIANHNFKEFIREEREKIMNQVTKGTEEQAKRFGIRVIDVRIRRVDLPEEVQSSVFARMKAERERIAKRYRAEGDEQAREIRATADKEREIILAEAYKKAQALKGEGEAESAKIYAEAYTKDEDFFRFTRSIEAYKKIFSKDTVFLLNPDSPMLRFLESPYGKPLNSAERKIAGPKAP